From Armatimonadota bacterium:
AGCATCAAATCTCGTAGCCCTAGGCACTGTGATAGCGCCAGAGCCGCAAACGTATCTCGCGATGCTGGTTGGCGGGCTCGGGATCCTTTCCCGCCGAAAACGCCGCGCCTAACTTGTCGTGGTTTAGATGCTAAAGACAACCCTGTTCGTGCTGGGCTGCGGGCTGGCCGCGCTCTTGGTGATGCTGCTGTGGATAGCCATTACCATCGGCATGATCGGAAAAATCCAGGTCTTCCCGAGTTCCTATTCGAGTGCGTTTGGATATGGAATTGCCGAGGGGGTGTTTTTGGCTTGCATGAACGCATTGGGCAAGTGGCCCCGATTGGGTTGGCGGCGAATCCTCATCGCAAACACACTCTTAAAACTTGCGCTTCTCGGTTGGTTCATCGCGGTCGCGCTTATTCCAATGGTGCTGAATTCGTCCGGTCGAAAGTATCACTATGTGTACTTCGCGCCAGAACCCGGAGCGTGGCTTTGGCCGTCCCTCTTCGCCGCCCCCGTCGCGGTTTGGGTACTGGTGCTGCGGTGGTACTACAGAAAATTCCGCAGAAGCAATATTTTACGATCGCGTACGCATTGCCCAGAGGTATACTGTCACTTGTCTGGCATCACATTGCGACAGTCCAGCAATTAGCGCAAAACCTGATTCACAGGATAGCTGACGTTTGAAGGAATGAATCAATTCTTATAATGATACACGTTCGGGCAATTAGTTATATAGGGCTATTCGCGACCGGCATTATTATCGCTTTTTACATATACATCTCAATGAACCGGACACTGACAGCGACTGAGTCTGCATTGTTTCAGGTTTTTTCTCTGGCTTTTTCTACTGGCACATCTTGGGCATTTGGAATGATTAGTTCTGAAAAAGCTGCTCAAATCCTAGTTAAGTCTCACGCAATCAAAGCCGTGCGCAGAATCGTTGACTTAGGACACCGGATCAGTAGACTTTCCAGCCAAATAGAAAGTTGGCAGAATCAATACGATGTTACGCAGAAGGAAGCAATAATTTGTTTTGATATGGTCATCCAAGCGAACCAGAACTATATTATGGATGTTTCAAGCATTTTGGAGGATTGGAGAGACATTGTACCAGACGAAATTAAACGACTTGACGATGCGATCAAATTGGCATCAGAAAATCCCGTCATTGTGGAGGTTAATTAGTGATGAGAATTGAAGGGAAAGTCGCAAAGCTTATAAATTCGCGTGAACTAGTGATCAACCGCGGTCGCGCGGACGGAGTTACCATCGGAATGATCTTTAAGATACTAGAGCCAGGACTAGAAACGATCAAAGATCCGGACTCGGGTGAAGTCTTAGGAGCCATTGAGAGAGAAAAGGTTCAGGTAAAAGTTGATTTCGTCGACGAACGATTATGCGTCGCAAAGACATTTCGTTACTCTGAGACTAATATTGGAGGACGCGGGCTTGGCTCACTCCAGCTTTCTCAAATGTTTGATCCACCGAAAATTGTGCGCAAATATGAGCAGTTGTCGATTGTTGATACTGAAAAGAAAGCTCTGAATGAAGCGACGAGTTATGTAAAGGTCGGTGATCCTGCAGTCCAGGCTATCTCTGAACTAGAGTGAAGAGGTCATTTCTCAATTCTTTAACCTATGCGCTACGGCTTGCAATGTTCGAAAGCAAGTTATCTCCTAGCTACGCACGCTAAAATTCCAAGATAACGATGGATATTAACACTGAGAAACTTGATTCAGCCCATCGATTTATTGAATCAATTTATCGTATTTCGTTACAATGGGAAGCAGGCCAAGCATCGGATTCTAGCTCAATGGCTGAAGACTGCATTTCACAAAGCGCTAAATATTTGCCCCTCAACTATTGCATGTCAATTCAATGTCTGGTGTGTGCAGTAGACCATTTTTATGGAGCACTGAAAGCTTACAGCTTCCCTTCAAACGTGTACGCGGCATGCACATGCACTAGGGGATGCTTAGAGGCTTCGGCTTTAGCGATTTACTTCAGTGATACTAGTGTGAGTCCAATTCAGCGAATGGCGCGACAATACTCCTGGCGCATAAATGGACTATCACAAGCAACTTCTACGTTATTCGCTCTTGAAGACCGAGCCGGTGATGCTGAATTAGTACATGAGCGGATCGCGCAGATAACCGCAGAAGCTGCAAGCTTTGGGTTCCATTTTGATAAGGCGCTTGCCGCGAGTCCAGAACATCGACTACGAAAGATGAAAATTACTGAGCTTGTGAAATCCCAACTTAGAATGGAGGCAAATTACCGGATACTTAGCGCGGTTGCACACTCGCACAACTGGGCACTAATACAAGTGGGTATGAATATTAGTGGCGAAGGAGCTCAATCGTTTGGAAATCTTACTGTGAAGCCAGAATATTTTTCGTTTAATTTACGCACGTTAGTGAGGTCAATTGGGCTTGCGAACCTAACAGTTTCTCATTACCGCGATGCCGACACGCGAGTGATTGTTAATTGCTTGGAACAAGCGACGCGCGCCGGGCTCCTCGTGGAAGCGGACCAATTCTGGTAGGTTCGGAGCTAATAGAGCATAGTCGTCGACGTTGAGCACGTAATTGACAGTTTCTCGAATTGTGCCGACTAGATCTACTCATTTAAGTTCGCTAAGAGAATTCCGCTTAAACCTTCCCCGCGTTGATCCGCATCAGCTCACGCACCAGGAAGTCGATGTTGGTGAATGGGTCGCCGCCCGTGCGTTTCCACCGCACGCGGCCGGAGCTATCGATCAAGATCGTCGAGTGCAGTTCCATCTCTTCGAAGTCATCGTAGGAGGCGAACCGCCGCGCGGAGGCGTGGTTCTTGTCCGATAGGAAGGTCAGGTGCACGTCGCCCAGCGTCGAAGATTCCTTGAGCGACGCCGGCGAGGCGCTGCAAACCGCCAGCACCACCGCGTTTTGCGCCTTGAAATCGGCGATTCGATCGTTGATCGACTTGAGCTGCCCAACGCAATGCACGCACTCATCCCCCAAGAAGAAAACGAGCAGGACATTCTTGCCGGCGTAGTGCGACAGGTCCACCCGCTGACCGTTCACGTCGAGCACGTCTAGCTTGGGCGCCTTGAACGGTTGCCAGTTCATCGGGCCGAGCTTGTCCAAATCCTTCGGCCGGTAGACCCGCTCTGGGCGCGGAGTTTCGGCGATCGGCGTTGGATTGAGGTTCAACCTGCGAACTTCTTCCAGCCAGCGCAAATTCGGATCTGCCCCAGACCAGACGTATTCCAGCCGCCCTGCATAGTAGGTCGCTTTGGGGATGTTCCCTAGCGCGAAATAGGCTTGCGCCAATCCGGACAGCGTGAACCCGTCGTTCGGCTCTTCCTTGAGCGCGGTGTCGTAGCAGTCGATCGCCATCAGGTATTCGCCGCGCATCCGAAAGTCGTCGCCGAGCAGCCGAATCATACGCCACGAATTGAATGGAGGATCACCGCCGATCATCTTGGCATCGATTTCGGCAGCCCCCTGCAAGAGCTTTTGGCCTTCTGCCACTCGGCCCTCGGACAAAGCGATCAACCCTTCGGCGACATCCAAGTTCGCCTTGGCGTCCGGATTTGCCATCCCACCGATCAATACGAATTGGGCCTTGGCTTGCTTGAGGCTGGCCTTTGCCTCCTCGATCTTGCCTTGACCATTCAGGGCGTGAGTCTCAGCAACGGCGCGGATGAACTTCTCAAACGGGTCGCTTTTGACGTTCCACGGAATGACTCCTGGCGTCATGATCTCGTCCCAGCGCTCGAACTTGATCAGGGCTCGGACAAGAGCTCCGATGCCTTCGGTGAAGATGCCATAACCCTCTTCGGAGTTGAGCTCTGGATCACGCGGCGCAGACAGTAGATCGCGC
This genomic window contains:
- a CDS encoding redoxin domain-containing protein encodes the protein MRRSILAILFALLATGALASDEPGHSSHGSAFDSGMRTRPWDIEGTGKAPFLITCADREVQKWFNQGNALLHSFWFEEAERSFRWCLKLDPENAMAYWSLARCGFNWFTVGTISADDKNFDRYRAFLKEAVKRKGNVTERERMYIEAWERAISERAENQSDVLIANMKQIVAKFPEDIEAKALLALFSIGKEDPAVNQTTIDQVLAVNPMHPGAHHASIHNWDGVKAEPAIKSCEMYGKAAPGIGHALHMPGHIYSKIGMWHEAAISMDSATRTELRYMNDRLALPFETWNYPHNRNYLCYIQEQLGMAEASIQGARDLLSAPRDPELNSEEGYGIFTEGIGALVRALIKFERWDEIMTPGVIPWNVKSDPFEKFIRAVAETHALNGQGKIEEAKASLKQAKAQFVLIGGMANPDAKANLDVAEGLIALSEGRVAEGQKLLQGAAEIDAKMIGGDPPFNSWRMIRLLGDDFRMRGEYLMAIDCYDTALKEEPNDGFTLSGLAQAYFALGNIPKATYYAGRLEYVWSGADPNLRWLEEVRRLNLNPTPIAETPRPERVYRPKDLDKLGPMNWQPFKAPKLDVLDVNGQRVDLSHYAGKNVLLVFFLGDECVHCVGQLKSINDRIADFKAQNAVVLAVCSASPASLKESSTLGDVHLTFLSDKNHASARRFASYDDFEEMELHSTILIDSSGRVRWKRTGGDPFTNIDFLVRELMRINAGKV